A genomic stretch from Desulfolutivibrio sulfodismutans DSM 3696 includes:
- the hemB gene encoding porphobilinogen synthase: MHTFDFHRGRRLRRTAVIRDLVRETIITRHDLIMPYFVVETADESFEKPIGAMPGQFQLGLGALSARVGRAVAKGLQAALLFGLPAKKDERASGAYAANGIVQQAVSRLKADYPDLCVVTDVCLCEYTSHGHCGMLSAAGEVQNDPTLDLLAATALSHAKAGADIVAPSDMMDGRVGAIRITLDENGFSHIPVMSYAVKYASSFYGPFREAAESAPAFGDRKSYQMDPANAREAMREAAADLAEGADMLMVKPALPYLDILHALRQSCDVPLAAYHVSGEYSMLKAAAQNGWIDEKRTVMESVTAIKRAGADLIITYFAEDILDYIRE; encoded by the coding sequence GTGCATACGTTTGATTTTCACCGGGGCAGGCGTCTGCGTCGTACCGCCGTCATTCGTGATCTGGTTCGTGAAACCATAATCACCCGGCACGATCTCATCATGCCCTATTTTGTGGTGGAGACCGCCGACGAATCCTTTGAAAAACCCATCGGGGCCATGCCCGGGCAGTTCCAACTGGGGCTTGGGGCCTTGTCCGCCCGGGTGGGGCGGGCCGTGGCCAAGGGGCTTCAGGCGGCGCTCTTGTTCGGGCTTCCGGCCAAAAAAGACGAACGCGCCTCCGGGGCCTACGCGGCAAACGGCATCGTGCAGCAGGCCGTGTCCCGCCTCAAGGCCGACTATCCCGATCTGTGCGTGGTGACGGACGTGTGCCTGTGCGAATACACCTCGCACGGCCATTGCGGCATGCTTTCCGCCGCGGGCGAGGTGCAAAACGACCCGACCCTGGACCTTCTGGCCGCCACGGCCCTGTCCCATGCCAAGGCCGGGGCGGACATCGTGGCCCCCTCGGACATGATGGACGGCCGGGTGGGGGCCATCCGCATCACCCTGGACGAGAACGGTTTTTCGCACATCCCGGTCATGTCCTATGCGGTCAAATACGCCTCCAGCTTCTACGGCCCCTTCCGCGAGGCGGCGGAGTCGGCCCCGGCCTTCGGGGACCGCAAGTCCTATCAGATGGACCCGGCCAACGCCCGGGAGGCCATGCGCGAGGCGGCCGCCGATCTGGCCGAGGGCGCGGACATGCTCATGGTCAAACCGGCGCTTCCCTATCTGGACATTCTCCACGCGCTTCGCCAGTCCTGCGACGTTCCGCTGGCGGCCTATCACGTCAGCGGCGAATACAGCATGCTCAAGGCGGCGGCGCAAAACGGCTGGATCGACGAAAAGCGCACGGTCATGGAGTCGGTGACGGCCATCAAGCGGGCCGGGGCCGATCTCATCATCACCTACTTTGCCGAGGACATCCTGGACTACATCCGCGAATAA